From a region of the Procambarus clarkii isolate CNS0578487 chromosome 2, FALCON_Pclarkii_2.0, whole genome shotgun sequence genome:
- the LOC123762254 gene encoding uncharacterized protein — protein sequence MATNLELQPLQSYKEIDQQWLKLMLSKKFGCSIYVHSWSSTLPEKREGFLSEIAFVNVKYTAKGSNECETQLVFKFLPQDADLMRYLANGGLARREVEFYQFAISPSFQEMLQKCGLVLPIPEVYYTGYKEDAVTIVLRDLSVDKYKSVIVKDGSTLAQTKTALQAVAVLHAAGVLYLQQNGKDNALSYLATEFKTNFCDELFISNLKVLARMFKESSLADTFSSLIPLVKHIHSTPQRYPLLYTIVHGDLWAGQLLFSDDESTVSIIDWQFCHIGTPVSDIMSMLFMSSDPKILKENLGEVLENYWCTFYKVVTAGGASVEVSLEELSANVEEMWMYGFMFLAVSIMDFLNGDSISDYRVDGALRFLEKKGVFKKFLEEFEH from the coding sequence ATGGCAACAAATTTGGAATTACAGCCCCTACAGAGTTATAAGGAGATAGACCAACAATGGCTAAAGCTAATGCTCTCAAAAAAATTTGGTTGCAGTATTTATGTTCACTCCTGGTCATCAACTTTGCCAGAAAAACGAGAGGGTTTCTTAAGTGAAATTGCATTTGTAAATGTAAAGTACACAGCTAAAGGCAGCAACGAGTGTGAAACACAGTTGGTGTTCAAGTTTCTGCCACAGGATGCAGACCTGATGAGATATTTAGCAAATGGAGGCTTAGCAAGGCGTGAAGTTGAGTTTTACCAGTTTGCCATCAGTCCAAGTTTTCAAGAAATGTTACAGAAATGTGGACTAGTTCTTCCTATACCTGAAGTCTATTATACTGGTTACAAGGAGGATGCTGTAACTATTGTTTTGCGTGATCTTAGTGTAGACAAATATAAAAGTGTAATTGTGAAAGATGGCAGCACTCTGGCCCAGACCAAGACAGCCCTTCAAGCTGTTGCAGTCCTTCATGCTGCTGGAGTTCTCTACTTGCAGCAAAATGGCAAAGATAATGCCCTGTCATACTTAGCAACTGAATTTAAGACCAACTTCTGTGACGAGTTATTCATTTCTAATCTGAAAGTTCTTGCAAGAATGTTTAAAGAATCTTCATTAGCTGACACCTTTTCCTCCCTTATTCCCTTGGTTAAACATATCCACTCAACTCCTCAGAGATATCCCTTATTGTATACTATTGTTCATGGGGACTTGTGGGCTGGCCAACTTCTTTTCTCTGATGATGAAAGTACAGTGAGCATAATTGATTGGCAGTTTTGTCACATTGGCACTCCTGTTAGCGACATCATGTCCATGCTTTTTATGAGTAGTGATCCCAAAATTTTGAAGGAGAATCTGGGAGAAGTCCtggagaactactggtgcactttTTACAAAGTTGTCACAGCAGGAGGAGCAAGTGTTGAGGTGAGTTTGGAGGAGCTTTCAGCCAATGTGGAAGAGATGTGGATGTATGGCTTTATGTTCCTGGCAGTCAGCATTATGGATTTCCTGAATGGGGACAGCATCTCTGACTACAGGGTTGATGGAGCTTTACGCTTCTTGGAAAAAAAGGGCGTTTTTAAAAAgttcttggaagagtttgaacattga